A genomic stretch from Lathyrus oleraceus cultivar Zhongwan6 chromosome 2, CAAS_Psat_ZW6_1.0, whole genome shotgun sequence includes:
- the LOC127122065 gene encoding uncharacterized protein LOC127122065, protein MKKKDMGSVTIPCTFGDGKFKKALIDLGASVSLMHLFLYKKLGIGMVQDTKMTLQFIDHSMKRPYGILEDIMIKVDKFVFPVDFVIQEMHGDEEIPLIMGILFLEIGRCMIDIEEGTMTLKVYDEELKIDV, encoded by the coding sequence ATGAAAAAGAAAGATATGGGATCTGTCACCATTCCATGCACATTTGGAGATGGAAAATTCAAGAAGGCACTTATTGAtttaggagctagtgtgagtcttATGCATTTATTCCTCTACAAGAAGCTAGGCATAGGTATGGTCCAAGATACCAAAATGACACTTCAGTTTATAGACCACTCAATGAAGAGACCTTATGGGATATTAGAAGATATTATGATAAAAGTAGATAAATTTGTGTTCCCTGTTGATTTTGTGATTCAAGAGATGCATGGGGATGAAGAGATTCCACTTATCATGGGAATATTGTTTCTAGAGATCGGACGATGCATGATAGACATAGAGGAAGGAACCATGACTCTAAAGGTCTATGATGAAGAATTGAAGATTGATGTCTGA